GGCGGTCGCCGGGGCCGGCGAGCACGCCGCCAAGGTCGGGTTCGGCGACGCCATGAAGTTCACGCTTTGGGTCGAGGTCGGGCTCCTCGGCCTGACCTTCCTGGTGACGTTCCTGCTGCCGAAGCACGCGCGCCCGCAGGAGGAAACCGCCTGACGCGGCTCGCGGGGCCGCGCCCAGGGGGCTCCCCGGGGCGCGGGCCCCGCTCGTCGTCAGAGCTTGCTCATGACCTCGGAGGCCAGCAGCTCCACGTGCTCCAGGTCGCTCATGTCGAGGACCTGCAGATAGATGCACTCCGCGCCCAGCTCGCCGAACCGGCCGATCTTGTCGACCAGCTCCTGCGGGGTGCCGGCGAGCCCGTTCTCGCGCAGCTCCGGCACCGCGCGCCCGATGGCGTCGGCGCGGCGCCCCAGCTCCGCCTCGTCCCGCCCGCAGCACACGACCTGCGCGGCCGAGTACACCAGCGGCCTCGTCCGGCCCGCCTCGGCGACCGCCGCGCGGACCCGGTCGAACGCGCCGCCGGTGTCCTCGACCTGGTGGAACGGGACGTTGTACTCGTCGGCGTAGCGGGCGGCGAGCCGCGGCGTCCGCTTCGCCCCGACGCCGCCGATGATGATCGGCGGCCCGCCCGGGCGCACCGGCTTGGGCAGCGCCGGCGATCCGCTCAGGGTGTAGTGCTCCCCGCTGAAGGAGAAAGTCTCGCCGGACGGCGTCCCCCACAGCCCGGTGAGGATCTGCAACTGCTCCTCAAGCCGATCGAAGCGCTCGCCGAGGCTCGGGAACGGGATGCCGTAGGCGGTGTGCTCCTCCTCGAACCACCCCGTCCCGAGCCCCAGGTCGACGCGCCCGCCGCTCATCTGGTCGACCTGCGCCACGGAGATCGCCAACGGCCCCGGGTAGCGGAACGTTCCCGCCGTCACCAGCGTGCCGAGCCTGATCCGGCTGGTCTCCCGCGCCAGCGCGCCCAAGGTGATCCACGAGTCGGTCGGGCCCGGCTCGCCCGAGACGTCCCCCATCTTGACGAAGTGGTCGGAGCGGAAGAACGCGTCGAAGCCGAGCTCCTCGGCCGCCTTCGCGACGGCGAGCTGTGTCTCATACGTCGCCCCCTGCTGGGGCTCGGTGAAGATTCGAAGTCGCATGTCCCCATCCTCGTACGGACCGGACGGCGACGGCGCGGCGGGTCAGCCCCGCTGGACGTCACCGCGAAAGAGCCACCCTCCGCACCGCCGCCGGCTTCCTGACGGCGGGCTTCTTCACAGCGGGCTTCTTCTCCACCGGCTTCTTCTCCACCGGCTCCTTGGCCTCCGGCTTCTTTCCGCCCGGGTTCTTCGGTGCCGCCTTGGAGGGGGCGTGGCCGAGGTGGGCGGACCTGACGACGCGGACGGCCGGGAACGTGCGCTCCGTGTGCGCCCTGCCCCACGTCACGGTCCCGTGCAGGCGGATCGTCTGACCGGGCCTGGCGTCCCCCGACACCTTGGTCTTGATCGCGCCGGTCACGGTCCGGCCCTTCCGCACGGCGCCGAGGTCGCACTCGACCGTCCACCCGGCGGCCGCGCAGCCCCTGGTCCCCGAGACGAACGCCAGCGATCGCGGCAGCGTCGTCCTGAACACCGCCTTGCCGGACTCGCCCGGCCCCTTGGCGGTCATCTTGAACGTCCACTCGTAGATGCGTCCCGGCACGACGGCACTCGCGGGGCCGTCCGTGCGAAGCGCCACACCCGCGGCCTGCTTGCCGTGCTGCCTGGGTTTCGGCTTCGGGTCGGGCCCGTCGGCCTGCGCCGCGGCGGGCAGGAGCACGCCCCCCAGCAACGGCGCGGCGATCGCCAGCGCCATGCCCTGAACCCTCAACGTCCGGATCACTATGAACCCCCGTGGCCTGCGGTTTTCTGATGGTCACCGTCCGTTCTAGTGATCCGGAGACGCGCCCGCCAACGCCGCGTCGGCGTGTCGTCACGCAGGGCGACTCTTGACCGTCCACCCCCTTACGGACGGTCAACCTCCGCAATCTCCTGCGCCCCAAAGACAAAGCCTGTTAAATCGCCAAGACCCCGACGATCCCCGACACATGGAGCTGACATGGCCGTCTTCGGCGTCGACTACGCGTGGGGCCGCCCCGGCGCGTCCGCGCTGGAACGCGCCGGGGCGAAGTTCGCGTGCCGCTACCTGTCGCACGACACGACCGGCAAGAACCTGACCCGCGAGGAGGCCCGCGAGTTGTCCGCCGCGGGCATCTGGCTGGTGGTCGTGTGGGAGTCGACCGCCAAGCGCCCCCTCGCCGGCCGGTCCGCCGGCGCCGCCGACGCCCGCGCCGCCGACGCCCAGGCCAGGGCGTGCGGCATGCCGGACGACCGGCCCATCTACTTCGCCGCCGACTGGGACGCCACCTCCGGGCAGCAGGACGAGATCAACGCCTACCTGGACGGCGCGGCGAGCGTCCTCGGCCGGGACCGGGTCGGCCTCTACGGCGGCTACGGCCCGGTCAAGCGCGCCTTCGACGCCAAGAAGATCACGTTCGGGTGGCAGACGTACGCCTGGTCGGGCGGCAGGTGGGACGCCCGCGCCCAGCTCCAGCAGTACTCCAACGACCACACCATCAACGGCGTCGGCGTCGACTACGACCGCGGCGTCAAGAGCGACTACGGGCAGTGGCGCGTCGGCGTCTCGCCCGAGGGAGAGGACGACATGCCCGACTACGTGTCCGTCGGCACCGGTGGCGACCACCAGGAACTTCCTCCCGGCAAGTGGACCGAGGTCACCTGGAGCAAGGAGTACTCCGACAAGGAGCACCAGCACAACGACCCGGGCGGCCCCAGCCTGCTGACCGGATCGGCCCGCTACAGCCTGTCGGTGAGCGCGGCGCTGAGCGGCGTCCCCGCGGGCACGCTCATCCAGGCCCGGGTGATCGAGGTGGCGGACGGCGACGCGTCCGACTACCAGATCGGCCCCGTCCAGGACTTCATCTCCGTCGGCGACGTCACCAACCTCGTCTACGGCCTCGCCGCCGACACCGTCGAGGCGGGCAAGCGGGTGCGCTTCCAGCTCCTCCACCAGGGCGCCGCCGCCGCGACGATCGCCAAGGCCAGTGCCAAGGTCTTCTTCTGGCGGTGACTCAGAAGTCGTCGTTGATGTAGGGCGCCAGAGGCACGGCCAGCGCGGCCTCCAGGCGCGCGGCCGCACCGGGCGTGTGCTCGGTGACGGCGCCGATCCGGACCAGCGTGACCGGGCTCTGCCCGCCCAGGTAGACGGCCGCGAGGTCGGCCGCGCTCAGGCTCAGGTCCGGGGGCCCGGAGGCCGGTTCGCAACCAGGCGCCGCGCCGGTCGTGAGGCGCCAGCGGCCGGAGTTCGCCGGGATGCGCGGGTCCTCGATCTCCAGGACGAAGGCGTCCTCGGTGGCCCAGGAGCGGGCGCGAAGAGAGGTCGGCACGTCGATCAACCGCAGCCAGAGGGCGCCGAACTCCTTTTTGACAGTGACCCGGTCGGGGTCGGCGACCATGTGCGGCAGCAGATCGTCCACCGGACGGCCCAGCGCCTCGATGCGGGACGTCAGGTCGATCGACGCCAGGAACTCCCAGAGCGCGGCCTCCACCTGCGGGGTGTCGGCGACGAGGTCGACCACCCTGACCGTCCCCTCGCGGACCCGGTAGACCACGTAGCCGGCGGGATGGACGACGATGCGCGGCGCGGTGTAACCGGGCGAGTCCCGGTCGACCGGCCGCAGGATCGCCTTGGCCCACCATTCGGGATCGCGCACGAGTCCGCCCGGGCGCAGCGAGCGCCGGTGGATCGGATCGACCAGCTCAGGCGCGGACGCGGCGTCGACGAGCCGCAGAGGCCGATCGTCAGGGGTCGTGCGGAACTCCAGCGGACGCGACGTCGTCACTTCCAGGTCGATCGCCCGCGTGGCCAGCCCGAACCCGTACCGGCCGTAGATGGCGCCCTGCGACGCCCAGAGCGCGGCCACCGGACGCCCCGCCGCGATGGCGTCGGAGTCCATCCGGTCCATCATGGACGTGAGGATTCCTCTGCGCCGATGCGTGGGCAGCACCCCGACGAACGTGACCGCCGAGCAGTCGAGCACAGCGCCCGGGACCGCGAGCCGCATCGGCATGGCCGCGAGCTGCCCGACCCTCGTGTCGCCGTCATAGGCGCCGATCCGCTCGGCACGGGTGAGCGGCCACCCCTCCCGCTCACGGTCGGCGTCCTCCATGGGCAGGTGGAACACCATCCCGGCGAAGTCGACCATCAGCGCGGCGTCGGCCTCCGGCACGTCCCTGATCTCGATCACGCTTCCACGCTAACCCGACCCGCAACCCATTTTCCGAGGTCAGCCACACACCGCGCGTCCTGCCGGAATCGCGGATCCTCAATCCACGCGACTTCCCCAGACCGGCAGCCCGGCCGGACGCCCCTCCCGCCTGCGATCAGGCTGAGAAGCCGACACGACCCGGCGCCCCGGCCGTGTACGAGCGTCGCGGGTGCTTCACAAGTGGTGTGGTGCAACTCCGCCGAGATGCTTGACCAGGAACCGCGCGGGATCGACTACTTCATGGCGGGTCCCATGGTCGTCGATGTAGTGGTACCGATCGAGGTAGCGGCAGCCGGTCTCCTGGTAGCCGAGTCGCAGGTAGAGAGCGGCTGCGCGCTGGTTGTGGTCGTCCACGCCCAGCCCGATCTGGTCGTGGCCGCGTTGGCGGACGAGGTCTTCGGCCGCGTCGATGATGGCGCTTCCGATGCCCTGGGACCTCAGTTCGGGCGGCCAGATCCCCAGGCCGTTGAGCTCGGGGCAGTTCGGATGCCGCTGCCTCACTTCAGGAGCGGCGCAGCCGTGCCACAGGATCTGCGCCGTTCCGACGGGAACGGTCTCGGCCCAGGCGATCAGGAACGTGGTGAGACCGCGCTGTTGCTGCTCGAACCGTGCCGCGTGCCTCCTGGTCCGGCCAGGCGAGGGGATGCGGGACTCCAGCAGCTCAAGATCTTCCTCCCTGCACTCTCGGATACTGACCATCTGCCAAGCCCTTTCTGGACGTCGCCCCGCAAGACCGCGCGAACACCCCGGCTTACGGCCCCCCGAATGCGGGGGACGTTTCGTCATACCAGAAATGCCGGTGATCTCCGACTGTGCGGCCTCAGCCCAGCGTCCGCTCGGCTGCGACAGGACGACCGGGCTCGTCGACTTGCGGCGTGTTGCCCCTCTGCGAGCCCTCATAAGGGCAACACGCCGCAACTCAACGCCAGGCACCAACCGGCTCGGCGGCCGAGGGCTGCTCGGCCCAGCCGGACGACCTGGGCGGGCGCTGATAAGGGCAACACGCCGCTGGTCGACGTTGGGTGTTGGTGGCTGGGGGTTTGGTCAGCCTCTTACCAGGACGGCCAGGCACTCTACGTGGTGGGTCATGGGGAAGGCGTCGAAGGCTCGGAAGGACTCCAGGGTCCAGCCGCGTTCGCTGAAGTAGGCGAGGTCGCGGGCCAGGGTGGCCGGGTCGCAGGAGACGTAGGCGATCTTGCGGCCGGCGAGGCGGGTGATGTGGTCGACGGCCTCGCGGCCCGCGCCGGTGCGGGGCGGGTCGAGGACGACGAGGTCGGCCTTGCGGACCCGGGCTCCGCCGTGGTGGCCGGTGCCGCGCTTGTTCTGCGTGCGCGAGCCCGAGGACGCGCGGCCGAACTCCAGGTCGGCGATGACCTCCTCGACGGGGCCGCGCTCGATCGAGACGTTCGGGAGGTCGCGCAGGTTGAAGCGGGCGTCGCGGACGGCCTGGCCGTCGGACTCGACGCCGACGACGAGGCCCTCGTCGCCGACACGGTCGGCGAGGACCCCGGCGAACAGGCCGACGCCGCAGTACAGGTCGAGGGCGATGTCGCCGGGCTTCGGTTCGAGGGCGTCCAGGACGGCGTCGGCGAGCAGTTGCGCCGCGCCCGGGTGCACCTGCCAGAAGCCGCTGCCGCTGACCTGGTAGAGCCGCCCGGAGACCTCCTCGCGCACGTACGGGAGGCCGGAGCCCGGTTCGGGCTTGCCGCGCACGAGCCGGACCGGCACGTCCAGCCGCGGGACGCGGATCTTGCGGCGGTCGCGGCCGCGCAGCACGACGAGGCGGTCGCCCGTGCTCGCCGAGACCACGCCCTCGACACCGGACGCGCCCGGCCAGCGCTTGCGCTCGATGCCCATCAGCTCCACGCCGGGGTGGGCGATCAGGCACTCGTCCACGGGCTCGATGTCGTGCGACCGGTGCTTGCGCAGGCCGACGACGCCGGAGGAGACCGAGAACTGGACGCGGGTGCGCCAGCCGAGACCCGGCGGCGGCGTCACCTCGCCGTCGACCGGGTACGGGACCTCCTCGACGACGACCGTGCGGGTGATCCCGGCGAGCCGCTCCAGCTGCTCCTGCACGACCGCGGCCTTCAGGGCCCGCTGGGCGGGCAGCGAGGCGTGCTGCCAGTCGCAGCCGCCGCACCTGCCGGGCCCCGCGAACGGGCACGGCTCCGGCACCCGGTCGGGGGACGCCTTGATGATCTCCACGGCGTCGGCGCGGAGGAAGTTCTTGGTGCGGTCGGTGACGCGGGCCCTCACCCGTTCGCCGGGCAGGGCGTGCCGGACGAAGACCACGCGCCCCTCGTGCCGGGCGACGCAGAAACCGCCGTTGGCGACGTTGCCGACCTCCAGTTCGAGGACGTCGGGTTCGAGTTCAGTCACGGTCCGAAACACTACCGGCACCGGGGCGTGCCCCGGTCCGCGGCGGGCGCCGGGACGAGCCGGGGCCGGGCGGCTCGGTGCGCCCCTTGAGCCGGTCGGAGGACTGCAGCTGCCACGCGACGCTCGTCACCATCACGCCCGGCTGGAACAGCAGCCGCCCCTTCAGCCGCAGCGCGCTCTGGTTGTGCAGGAGCTGCTCCCACCAGTGGCCGACGACGTACTCGGGGATGAACACGGTGACGACGTCGCGGGGGCTCTTGCGCCGGACGCTCTTGACGTAGGACAGCACCGGCCGCGTGATCTCCCGGTACGGCGAGTCGAGGATCTTCAGCGGGACGGGGATGTCGAGGGCGTCCCACTCCTGCTGGAGCCGCTGCGACTCCTCGGCGTCCACCGCCACGGTCACCGCCTCCAGCGTGGACGGGCGGGTGGCGCGGGCGTAGGCCAGGGCCCGCAGCG
The sequence above is a segment of the Actinomadura coerulea genome. Coding sequences within it:
- a CDS encoding LLM class F420-dependent oxidoreductase, whose amino-acid sequence is MRLRIFTEPQQGATYETQLAVAKAAEELGFDAFFRSDHFVKMGDVSGEPGPTDSWITLGALARETSRIRLGTLVTAGTFRYPGPLAISVAQVDQMSGGRVDLGLGTGWFEEEHTAYGIPFPSLGERFDRLEEQLQILTGLWGTPSGETFSFSGEHYTLSGSPALPKPVRPGGPPIIIGGVGAKRTPRLAARYADEYNVPFHQVEDTGGAFDRVRAAVAEAGRTRPLVYSAAQVVCCGRDEAELGRRADAIGRAVPELRENGLAGTPQELVDKIGRFGELGAECIYLQVLDMSDLEHVELLASEVMSKL
- a CDS encoding glycoside hydrolase domain-containing protein; translation: MAVFGVDYAWGRPGASALERAGAKFACRYLSHDTTGKNLTREEARELSAAGIWLVVVWESTAKRPLAGRSAGAADARAADAQARACGMPDDRPIYFAADWDATSGQQDEINAYLDGAASVLGRDRVGLYGGYGPVKRAFDAKKITFGWQTYAWSGGRWDARAQLQQYSNDHTINGVGVDYDRGVKSDYGQWRVGVSPEGEDDMPDYVSVGTGGDHQELPPGKWTEVTWSKEYSDKEHQHNDPGGPSLLTGSARYSLSVSAALSGVPAGTLIQARVIEVADGDASDYQIGPVQDFISVGDVTNLVYGLAADTVEAGKRVRFQLLHQGAAAATIAKASAKVFFWR
- a CDS encoding GNAT family N-acetyltransferase, producing the protein MIEIRDVPEADAALMVDFAGMVFHLPMEDADREREGWPLTRAERIGAYDGDTRVGQLAAMPMRLAVPGAVLDCSAVTFVGVLPTHRRRGILTSMMDRMDSDAIAAGRPVAALWASQGAIYGRYGFGLATRAIDLEVTTSRPLEFRTTPDDRPLRLVDAASAPELVDPIHRRSLRPGGLVRDPEWWAKAILRPVDRDSPGYTAPRIVVHPAGYVVYRVREGTVRVVDLVADTPQVEAALWEFLASIDLTSRIEALGRPVDDLLPHMVADPDRVTVKKEFGALWLRLIDVPTSLRARSWATEDAFVLEIEDPRIPANSGRWRLTTGAAPGCEPASGPPDLSLSAADLAAVYLGGQSPVTLVRIGAVTEHTPGAAARLEAALAVPLAPYINDDF
- a CDS encoding GNAT family N-acetyltransferase; protein product: MVSIRECREEDLELLESRIPSPGRTRRHAARFEQQQRGLTTFLIAWAETVPVGTAQILWHGCAAPEVRQRHPNCPELNGLGIWPPELRSQGIGSAIIDAAEDLVRQRGHDQIGLGVDDHNQRAAALYLRLGYQETGCRYLDRYHYIDDHGTRHEVVDPARFLVKHLGGVAPHHL
- a CDS encoding class I SAM-dependent RNA methyltransferase is translated as MTELEPDVLELEVGNVANGGFCVARHEGRVVFVRHALPGERVRARVTDRTKNFLRADAVEIIKASPDRVPEPCPFAGPGRCGGCDWQHASLPAQRALKAAVVQEQLERLAGITRTVVVEEVPYPVDGEVTPPPGLGWRTRVQFSVSSGVVGLRKHRSHDIEPVDECLIAHPGVELMGIERKRWPGASGVEGVVSASTGDRLVVLRGRDRRKIRVPRLDVPVRLVRGKPEPGSGLPYVREEVSGRLYQVSGSGFWQVHPGAAQLLADAVLDALEPKPGDIALDLYCGVGLFAGVLADRVGDEGLVVGVESDGQAVRDARFNLRDLPNVSIERGPVEEVIADLEFGRASSGSRTQNKRGTGHHGGARVRKADLVVLDPPRTGAGREAVDHITRLAGRKIAYVSCDPATLARDLAYFSERGWTLESFRAFDAFPMTHHVECLAVLVRG